From one Papio anubis isolate 15944 chromosome 12, Panubis1.0, whole genome shotgun sequence genomic stretch:
- the MRPL23 gene encoding 39S ribosomal protein L23, mitochondrial — MTRVDLRNYLESIYNVPVAAVRTRVQYGSNKRRDHRNVRIKKPDYKVAYVQLAHGQTFTFPDLFPEKDQSPEGSTADGLHDMLTEERRQRQSSDPRRGGVPNWFGL, encoded by the exons ATGACAAGGGTAGACCTCAGGAATTACCTCGAGAGCATCTATAACGTGCCCGTGGCTGCCGTGCGGACACGGGTGCAGTATG GCTCTAACAAGAGAAGAGATCACAGAAACGTGAGGATCAAGAAGCCGGACTACAAGGTCGCCTACGTGCAGCTG GCCCATGGACAGACCTTCACGTTCCCAGATCTGTTTCCCGAGAAAGACCAGAGCCCCGAAGGCAGCACTGCCGACGGACTCCACGACATGCTCACGGAGGAGAGGCGGCAGAGGCAGAGCAGTGACCCTCGGCGGGGCGGCGTCCCCAACTGGTTCGGGCTGTGA
- the MRPL23 gene encoding 39S ribosomal protein L23, mitochondrial isoform X6 — protein MEMTRVDLRNYLESIYNVPVAAVRTRVQYGSNKRRDHRNVRIKKPDYKVAYVQLAHGQTFTFPDLFPEKDQSPEGSTADGLHDMLTEERRQRQSSDPRRGGVPNWFGL, from the exons AATGACAAGGGTAGACCTCAGGAATTACCTCGAGAGCATCTATAACGTGCCCGTGGCTGCCGTGCGGACACGGGTGCAGTATG GCTCTAACAAGAGAAGAGATCACAGAAACGTGAGGATCAAGAAGCCGGACTACAAGGTCGCCTACGTGCAGCTG GCCCATGGACAGACCTTCACGTTCCCAGATCTGTTTCCCGAGAAAGACCAGAGCCCCGAAGGCAGCACTGCCGACGGACTCCACGACATGCTCACGGAGGAGAGGCGGCAGAGGCAGAGCAGTGACCCTCGGCGGGGCGGCGTCCCCAACTGGTTCGGGCTGTGA